Proteins encoded within one genomic window of Borrelia parkeri:
- the rimM gene encoding ribosome maturation factor RimM (Essential for efficient processing of 16S rRNA) — protein MFVKGIILSSYGINGYAKVKSISNGFDDFFDLKGNKLVLKKECCSSIEVKVEDVSLMNHSLLLKFEEFNTPEPIKDLIGFELWVNDEFASKLEEGEYYFGELIGYKLVNNGKELGVVVSFFECVASILLEVKVGSKLFFVPFLNIYLGDIDREFKTIELKVLDLLK, from the coding sequence ATGTTTGTAAAAGGCATAATATTGTCATCTTATGGAATTAATGGATATGCTAAAGTTAAGAGCATATCCAATGGTTTTGATGATTTTTTTGATTTAAAGGGTAATAAATTAGTTTTAAAAAAGGAATGTTGCTCTTCAATTGAAGTTAAAGTTGAAGACGTATCTTTAATGAATCATTCATTGTTATTGAAATTTGAAGAATTCAATACTCCTGAGCCTATCAAGGATTTAATCGGCTTCGAGTTATGGGTAAATGATGAATTTGCATCTAAATTGGAAGAGGGTGAGTATTACTTTGGCGAGCTTATTGGTTATAAACTTGTTAATAATGGAAAAGAATTGGGAGTTGTTGTATCTTTTTTTGAGTGTGTTGCGTCAATTCTTCTTGAAGTTAAAGTTGGAAGTAAATTATTTTTTGTTCCCTTTTTAAATATTTATCTTGGAGATATTGATAGGGAATTTAAAACTATTGAGCTTAAGGTGTTAGATCTCTTAAAATGA
- the ffh gene encoding signal recognition particle protein, protein MFENLGAGFRDFVKYISGKSVINEKNIEAAIDTIKNALIEADVNLRVVRRFINSVVEEAKGIKVLRNIDPKSQFIKIVNDKLINFLGDKHSELVLNPVNKLSCILMLGLQGSGKTTTCTKLAMRLKSENRKVLLVAADTFRAAAVNQLKILGVQVGVSVFSLEGESDPIKVVKKSIEYAKTELFDTVIIDTRGRLEVEDLLLREIIEIRDIVVPTETILVADAMTGQSAVNIAKEFNDSVGITGVIFTKFDSDARGGAILSLKTICGAPIKFVGVGEKPEDLDVFYPDRVASRILGMGDVVSLVEKAQSVIDKEEALRLEEKFRKANFNFEDYLNQFKYMRNMGGISSLMGMLPGVSLEMLNRGVDERELKREEAIILSMTKKERLNPVILNSSSRKKRIALGSGTTVFEVNKLMKKFSQAVLMMKKMKNKSFQNKIASLFGDKGGMVN, encoded by the coding sequence GTGTTTGAGAATTTAGGTGCGGGTTTTAGAGATTTTGTAAAGTATATCTCTGGAAAATCTGTGATAAATGAGAAAAATATTGAAGCAGCCATTGACACTATTAAGAATGCCTTAATTGAAGCCGATGTTAATTTAAGAGTTGTAAGACGTTTTATAAATTCTGTAGTCGAAGAGGCAAAGGGGATTAAAGTTTTAAGAAATATTGATCCTAAGTCTCAGTTTATTAAGATTGTTAATGATAAGCTTATAAATTTTCTGGGCGATAAGCATTCTGAGCTCGTTTTAAATCCCGTTAATAAATTATCATGCATTCTTATGCTTGGCCTTCAGGGTTCTGGGAAAACTACAACATGTACAAAACTTGCGATGCGACTTAAATCAGAGAATCGGAAAGTTCTTCTTGTAGCTGCAGATACTTTTAGAGCGGCAGCGGTTAATCAGTTAAAGATTTTGGGTGTGCAAGTTGGTGTTTCTGTGTTTTCTCTTGAGGGTGAGAGTGATCCTATTAAAGTTGTAAAAAAATCCATTGAATATGCTAAAACAGAGCTTTTTGATACTGTAATAATAGATACTAGAGGGCGTCTTGAGGTTGAAGATTTATTATTAAGAGAGATAATAGAGATAAGGGATATTGTGGTCCCTACGGAGACAATATTAGTTGCAGATGCAATGACGGGTCAGAGTGCTGTAAATATTGCTAAGGAATTTAATGATAGTGTTGGGATTACGGGTGTAATTTTTACAAAATTTGATTCTGATGCTAGAGGTGGTGCCATATTATCACTTAAGACTATTTGTGGAGCGCCTATTAAATTTGTTGGAGTTGGAGAAAAACCTGAGGATCTTGATGTTTTTTATCCAGATAGAGTTGCTTCACGAATTCTTGGTATGGGAGATGTTGTTAGTCTTGTTGAAAAGGCTCAAAGTGTTATAGATAAAGAAGAGGCCTTAAGACTTGAGGAAAAATTTAGGAAAGCCAACTTTAATTTTGAGGATTATTTAAATCAGTTTAAATATATGCGTAATATGGGTGGAATTTCTAGTTTGATGGGAATGCTTCCGGGTGTTTCATTAGAAATGTTAAATCGTGGTGTTGATGAAAGAGAACTTAAAAGGGAAGAAGCAATTATTCTGTCTATGACTAAAAAAGAGAGGTTAAATCCTGTAATTTTAAATAGTTCTTCAAGAAAGAAAAGAATAGCTTTGGGAAGTGGCACAACGGTTTTTGAGGTAAACAAGCTTATGAAAAAATTTAGTCAGGCCGTTTTGATGATGAAGAAAATGAAAAATAAGAGTTTTCAAAATAAGATAGCATCTCTTTTTGGAGATAAAGGAGGAATGGTAAATTGA
- the badR gene encoding host adaptation transcriptional regulator BadR: MQGENMVSIRGGNRKKILLSLKNMQYSRTDLARKLSLTNAAVTILTNHMIKENILVEVGSKESGIKKHGRKEILLDINKDFAYSMGVIISSNYFQIGIANLKCEVLISETYSFEPPVSAYEILEKIKDHMIEIIWKHNFSRDKFIGLGFSITGIIKDKESGIVNDSHGAWIEKDVPVKAILEEYFSLTVYLESYVKNLSLAEFMGKNVDNIMFFDYTDTAELSIWSGGNVYAGFNNKSGMVSHMVIDYGGEKNCPTCGNKGCVNMLISNFALQRLISKEFMNGEIPELYDKYESRLKKVTIYDIFALHDKYEFIHRIMEDTVKYLAIVIINIQRVLDFNYLVLYGQSFKLKSFFDLLKKEIKRLNKESIILKLSSLDTEVSVVGPASSVIFNKFYLTGGDID; this comes from the coding sequence GTTTCAATTAGAGGTGGTAATAGAAAAAAGATACTCCTTAGTTTAAAGAATATGCAATACTCAAGGACAGATTTGGCACGTAAATTATCATTGACAAATGCAGCTGTGACGATTCTTACTAATCATATGATCAAGGAGAATATTTTAGTTGAAGTTGGTTCAAAGGAATCAGGTATTAAAAAGCATGGACGAAAAGAAATACTTCTTGATATTAATAAAGATTTTGCATATTCGATGGGAGTAATTATTTCAAGTAATTATTTTCAAATAGGAATTGCAAACCTTAAATGTGAGGTTTTAATAAGTGAGACTTATTCTTTTGAACCACCAGTTAGCGCTTATGAGATCTTGGAAAAAATCAAAGATCATATGATTGAGATTATCTGGAAACATAATTTTTCAAGGGATAAATTTATTGGGTTGGGATTTAGTATTACTGGTATAATTAAGGATAAGGAATCTGGCATTGTTAATGATAGTCATGGTGCATGGATTGAGAAAGATGTGCCTGTTAAGGCTATATTAGAAGAGTATTTTTCACTTACAGTGTATCTTGAGAGTTATGTTAAAAATCTTTCTCTTGCTGAATTTATGGGTAAGAATGTAGATAACATCATGTTTTTCGATTATACAGATACCGCTGAGCTTTCTATTTGGTCTGGTGGTAATGTTTATGCTGGATTTAATAATAAATCGGGTATGGTTAGTCATATGGTAATTGATTATGGAGGAGAGAAAAATTGTCCTACATGTGGAAATAAGGGGTGTGTTAATATGTTGATATCTAATTTTGCACTTCAGCGTTTGATTTCAAAAGAGTTTATGAATGGAGAGATTCCTGAGCTTTATGACAAGTATGAGAGTAGGCTTAAAAAAGTTACGATATATGACATTTTTGCTCTTCATGATAAATATGAGTTTATACATAGAATAATGGAAGATACGGTAAAATACTTGGCAATAGTTATTATTAATATTCAAAGGGTTCTTGATTTTAATTATTTAGTGCTTTATGGACAAAGTTTTAAACTTAAGAGTTTTTTTGATTTATTAAAAAAAGAAATAAAAAGGTTGAATAAAGAGAGCATAATATTAAAGCTTAGTTCTCTAGATACTGAAGTATCTGTTGTTGGACCTGCTTCTAGTGTTATATTCAATAAATTCTATTTGACTGGAGGAGATATTGATTAA
- the rpsP gene encoding 30S ribosomal protein S16 → MSVRIRLKRMGAKKRPYYRIVVMDSASPRDGRAIEELGYYHPVEKQNQVKINENKFRDWIGKGAIPSDTVKKILNKNNFKVES, encoded by the coding sequence TTGAGTGTTAGGATAAGATTAAAGAGGATGGGGGCAAAAAAGAGGCCTTATTATAGAATTGTAGTCATGGATTCTGCTTCGCCTAGAGATGGACGAGCCATTGAAGAGCTTGGGTATTATCATCCTGTTGAAAAGCAAAATCAAGTCAAAATCAATGAGAATAAATTTAGAGATTGGATAGGCAAAGGAGCTATTCCAAGTGATACTGTTAAAAAAATTTTGAATAAAAATAATTTTAAAGTTGAGAGTTAG
- a CDS encoding KH domain-containing protein yields the protein MKEYGNEIELIEFVVKSLVDKRDEVKLNVVEGEKSTILELRVSANDVGKIIGRRGRIARAIRTLLSACAAKTNRRVQLEILD from the coding sequence ATGAAAGAGTACGGTAATGAAATTGAGCTTATAGAATTTGTAGTCAAATCTCTTGTAGATAAAAGAGATGAGGTTAAGTTAAATGTAGTTGAAGGTGAGAAATCAACTATTTTGGAATTAAGAGTTTCTGCAAATGATGTTGGCAAAATAATTGGAAGAAGAGGACGCATTGCAAGGGCTATTAGGACACTTCTTAGTGCTTGTGCTGCAAAAACAAATAGGAGAGTTCAACTAGAAATTTTGGACTAA